The proteins below come from a single Cylindrospermopsis raciborskii Cr2010 genomic window:
- a CDS encoding ferredoxin--nitrite reductase: protein MTETGSEKLNKFEKLKAEKDGLLVKQEISEFARQGWEAMEENDLNHRLKWLGVFFRPVTPGKFMMRMRIPNGILTSTQMCVLAKVIRRYDREGSADITTRQNIQLRGIDFSDIPDIFNKFHKVGLTSIQSGMDNVRNITGDPLAGLDANELYDTRELVQQIQDLLTNGGEGNPEFTNLPRKFNIAVTGGKDNSIHAEINDLAFVPAFKEGFGFNVLVGGFFSGKRCEAAIPLNVWVKPEEVVSLSKAIVEIFRDHGLRLNRQKARLMWLIDEWGLEKFRDEVEKQWGKSLQTAALKDEIDWEKRDHIGVYPQKQLGLNYVGLNIPVGRLSADDMFELARLAEVYGSGEIRFTVEQNAIIPNIHDSALNTLLTEPILKKFSVSPGLLMRSVVSCTGAQFCNFALIETKKRAIAMTEALEEELILSKPVRIHWTGCPNSCGQPQVADIGLMGTKVRKNGQTLEGVDIYMGGKVGKDARLGTCIQKSVACEDLQPILKDILLKQFGAKVREQTSAQIRPQSQVAKN from the coding sequence ATGACAGAAACAGGTAGCGAAAAGCTCAATAAGTTCGAGAAATTAAAAGCTGAAAAGGACGGACTACTAGTCAAACAAGAAATCAGCGAATTTGCTCGTCAGGGTTGGGAAGCCATGGAAGAAAACGACCTCAACCACCGCCTAAAATGGTTGGGTGTGTTTTTTCGTCCAGTGACTCCCGGTAAGTTTATGATGCGAATGCGGATACCTAATGGTATTCTCACTAGCACTCAAATGTGTGTTTTAGCTAAAGTGATACGGCGTTACGATAGGGAAGGTAGCGCGGACATCACTACTAGACAAAATATACAACTTCGTGGCATAGATTTTTCAGATATTCCTGATATCTTTAACAAATTTCACAAAGTTGGGCTGACCAGTATTCAGTCTGGTATGGATAATGTACGTAATATTACTGGTGATCCCCTGGCGGGTTTAGATGCCAACGAGTTGTATGACACCAGAGAATTGGTACAGCAAATACAGGACCTGCTAACTAATGGGGGGGAAGGTAATCCAGAGTTTACCAATCTTCCTCGTAAGTTTAATATTGCAGTGACTGGAGGAAAAGATAATTCCATTCATGCAGAAATCAACGATTTGGCATTTGTACCAGCATTTAAAGAAGGATTTGGTTTTAACGTTTTAGTTGGTGGATTTTTCTCGGGTAAACGCTGTGAAGCTGCTATTCCCTTAAATGTTTGGGTAAAACCAGAAGAAGTAGTTAGCCTATCTAAAGCCATAGTAGAGATATTTCGAGATCACGGGTTACGTTTGAACCGGCAAAAAGCTCGATTAATGTGGTTAATTGATGAATGGGGGTTAGAAAAATTCCGGGACGAAGTGGAAAAACAATGGGGAAAAAGCTTGCAAACCGCAGCGCTCAAAGATGAAATAGATTGGGAAAAACGAGATCACATTGGCGTTTACCCCCAAAAACAACTGGGGTTAAATTATGTGGGATTAAACATTCCCGTGGGGAGACTAAGTGCGGATGACATGTTTGAACTGGCCAGACTAGCAGAAGTTTATGGTAGTGGAGAAATAAGGTTTACGGTTGAGCAGAATGCCATCATTCCCAATATTCACGATTCCGCATTAAACACACTTCTGACCGAACCCATATTGAAAAAATTCAGTGTCAGTCCTGGTTTATTAATGCGATCGGTTGTCTCCTGCACAGGGGCCCAGTTTTGTAATTTTGCCCTCATAGAAACTAAGAAACGAGCCATAGCCATGACAGAGGCTTTGGAAGAGGAATTAATCCTATCAAAGCCCGTACGTATTCACTGGACTGGGTGTCCAAACTCCTGTGGACAACCTCAAGTGGCGGATATTGGACTAATGGGAACCAAAGTGCGAAAAAATGGGCAAACATTGGAAGGTGTTGACATCTACATGGGTGGAAAAGTTGGTAAGGATGCTAGGTTAGGAACCTGTATTCAGAAAAGTGTTGCTTGTGAAGACCTGCAACCGATATTAAAAGATATCCTGCTAAAACAGTTTGGGGCAAAAGTGCGCGAACAAACATCAGCTCAAATCAGACCACAGTCACAAGTAGCAAAGAATTAA
- a CDS encoding CmpA/NrtA family ABC transporter substrate-binding protein produces the protein MSNISRRKFLITSSVTAATAIVAHGCSSDNSGSGTNSSTQISNTAKVETTKAKLGFIALTDSAPLIIGKEKGFFAKYGMTDVEVSKQKSWPVTRDNLKIGSSGGGIDGAHILSPMPYLITINDKIPMYILARLNTNGQAISVAEKFKQIKLGLDNKVLKEAANQAKSAQKPIKLAITFPGGTHDLWMRYWLAAGGINPDQDVILEPVPPPQMVANMKVGTVDAFCVGEPWNAQLVSQKLGYSALVTGELWKDHPEKAFTMRKDWVDQNPNAAQALLMGVLEAQQWCEKDENKAEMCEICADRKYFNVAVGDILERSKGNIDYGDGRKVENFPYRMKFWADNASYPYKSHDIWFLTEDIRWGYLPRDTDVKTIVDQVNREDLWKKAATALGVPAAEIPTSSSRGVETFFDGVKFDPEKPEEYLNSLPIKKV, from the coding sequence ATGAGCAATATTTCCCGCAGAAAATTTCTGATCACATCTAGTGTAACAGCAGCGACAGCAATAGTAGCACATGGTTGTTCATCTGACAACTCCGGGTCAGGAACAAACTCGTCAACCCAAATTAGTAATACAGCTAAAGTAGAAACCACTAAGGCCAAATTGGGATTTATCGCTCTAACGGATTCAGCTCCCCTAATTATTGGTAAGGAAAAGGGTTTTTTTGCCAAATATGGCATGACAGATGTGGAGGTTAGCAAGCAAAAATCTTGGCCAGTGACTCGTGACAACCTGAAAATTGGTTCATCAGGGGGTGGCATTGACGGTGCACACATTCTCAGTCCCATGCCATACTTGATAACCATTAATGATAAAATACCAATGTACATATTGGCGAGGCTAAATACTAATGGTCAGGCCATTTCTGTGGCTGAAAAATTCAAACAGATAAAACTTGGCTTAGACAACAAAGTCCTTAAGGAAGCAGCAAATCAAGCAAAATCTGCACAAAAACCCATCAAACTTGCCATTACCTTCCCTGGGGGTACCCACGATTTATGGATGCGATATTGGTTAGCTGCTGGTGGGATTAATCCTGACCAAGATGTCATATTAGAACCAGTTCCACCACCACAAATGGTAGCTAATATGAAAGTGGGTACGGTGGATGCTTTTTGTGTGGGTGAACCGTGGAATGCGCAATTGGTCAGTCAAAAATTGGGTTACTCAGCTTTAGTAACCGGAGAATTGTGGAAGGATCATCCAGAAAAAGCCTTCACCATGAGGAAAGATTGGGTTGATCAAAATCCCAATGCAGCACAAGCATTATTAATGGGCGTTTTGGAAGCACAACAATGGTGTGAAAAAGATGAAAATAAAGCAGAAATGTGTGAAATATGTGCTGATAGAAAATACTTTAATGTTGCAGTTGGTGATATTTTAGAACGGTCTAAGGGAAATATTGACTATGGAGACGGTCGCAAGGTAGAAAATTTTCCCTATCGAATGAAATTCTGGGCTGATAATGCTTCCTACCCCTATAAGAGCCATGATATTTGGTTTTTGACCGAGGATATTCGTTGGGGTTATTTACCCCGGGATACGGATGTTAAAACCATTGTTGATCAGGTAAATCGAGAAGATTTGTGGAAAAAAGCGGCCACAGCTTTAGGAGTTCCTGCAGCGGAAATTCCTACTAGTTCATCGCGAGGGGTAGAAACATTTTTTGATGGGGTGAAGTTTGACCCAGAAAAACCAGAAGAATATTTAAACAGTTTACCCATTAAAAAGGTCTAG
- the ntrB gene encoding nitrate ABC transporter permease, with protein MAVGVTNQKISTKRQKAIKTINKFLVHKVLPPLCGLVIFLMLWQLLCSIPGFQLPGPLETFVETWDPFIIKPFFDNGDSDKGLGWQILTSLGRVGLGFSLATIVGVFLGILIGANRFLYNAVDPIFQVLRTIPPLAWLPISLAAFQQANPSAIFVIFITSIWPILINTTVGVQNIPQDYVNVARVLRLRQAKYFLKIVFPATVPYIFTGLRIGIGLSWLAIVAAEMLVGGVGIGSFIWDAYNTTTDTNLSEIIIALIYVGIVGLMLDRTVAFIAEKIVQKEQK; from the coding sequence ATGGCCGTGGGGGTAACAAATCAGAAAATTAGCACTAAACGACAAAAAGCAATTAAAACAATTAACAAATTTTTAGTGCATAAGGTATTACCACCACTATGTGGACTAGTTATATTTTTGATGTTGTGGCAATTACTCTGTTCCATTCCCGGATTTCAATTACCAGGTCCTTTAGAAACTTTTGTTGAAACCTGGGATCCCTTTATCATTAAGCCATTTTTTGACAATGGTGATAGCGATAAGGGCTTGGGTTGGCAGATTTTGACCAGTCTAGGGAGAGTGGGCTTGGGGTTTTCTCTAGCTACCATTGTGGGTGTTTTTCTGGGCATATTAATTGGTGCCAATAGGTTTTTATATAATGCGGTAGACCCTATTTTCCAGGTACTAAGAACTATCCCACCCCTAGCTTGGTTACCTATTTCCTTAGCAGCTTTTCAACAAGCCAATCCTTCGGCGATCTTTGTGATTTTTATCACTTCAATTTGGCCAATTTTAATCAATACAACCGTGGGAGTACAAAATATTCCCCAAGACTATGTCAATGTGGCTCGTGTTTTACGGTTACGTCAGGCCAAATATTTTTTAAAAATAGTTTTCCCAGCCACGGTTCCCTATATTTTTACCGGACTGAGAATTGGTATTGGGTTATCTTGGTTGGCTATTGTAGCTGCAGAAATGTTGGTAGGTGGTGTGGGTATAGGTTCATTTATTTGGGATGCCTATAATACTACCACGGATACCAATTTGAGCGAAATTATTATTGCCCTAATCTATGTGGGAATAGTGGGACTGATGTTAGATAGAACAGTGGCTTTTATAGCTGAGAAGATTGTACAAAAAGAACAAAAATAA
- a CDS encoding ABC transporter ATP-binding/substrate-binding protein (This model describes the ATP binding subunits of ATP-binding cassette (ABC) transporters for nitrate transport, or for bicarbonate transport, in bacteria and archaea.), protein MNTFVEIDHVDKIFNLPYGGKYIALKNIELKVSQGEFISLIGHSGCGKSTLLNIIAGLDQATIGGVTLEGREVREPGPDRMVIFQNYSLLPWLTVEGNIALAVDEVHQDLSLGERQKIIAEHIDLVGLRRAAKKLPGQLSGGMKQRVAIARALATRPKLLLLDEPFGALDALTRGNLQEQLMKICNEYKITCVMVTHDVDEALLLSDRIVMLTNGPEAHIGQILEVPIPRPRQRLEVVEHPSYYNLRNQMIYFLNQQKLAKQRQKQTISPVLISTNQPEKVHLQIGYLPITQAAPLIIAQEKGFFAECGLQVNLIPEKNWQDIAQSVASGKLDAAQMVAGMPLAMTLGAMGKTPTPMVTAMTLSRNGSAITLSQELRANGVRNAADLEKTVNTDLDKTYTLGVVHPASMQNLLLRYWLAASGIEPDKDVKLIVIPPDEMVDFIQERKVDGYCVSEPWNTCAVEQNLGFIMLPTSDIWQGHVDKILGVTEDWSQQYPQTHLALVKSLLAACEYCDDIRNESEIVSLISQPQYIGDHHVNLRSELLESYQSNYHRHSQTSHQFYLHQANYPNRHEMLWILTQLARWGFIAFPKNWVEIIDRVCRPDIFGVAAREVGILDIGREESIQLFDGKTFNPSQPLEYLTGLAIKSRVRVEEALV, encoded by the coding sequence ATGAATACCTTTGTAGAAATTGACCATGTAGATAAAATATTTAACCTCCCTTATGGTGGTAAATATATTGCTTTGAAAAATATTGAGTTAAAGGTTAGTCAAGGAGAATTTATTTCTCTCATCGGTCATTCTGGCTGTGGTAAATCCACTCTATTGAATATTATTGCTGGTCTAGATCAAGCCACTATTGGTGGAGTGACCTTAGAAGGTCGAGAAGTGAGAGAACCTGGTCCAGATAGAATGGTAATTTTTCAAAATTACTCCTTACTTCCCTGGTTAACAGTTGAGGGAAATATTGCTTTAGCAGTAGATGAGGTCCATCAGGATCTATCTCTAGGAGAACGCCAGAAAATCATTGCAGAACATATTGACTTAGTAGGGTTACGTCGTGCTGCTAAAAAACTTCCCGGTCAATTATCTGGGGGGATGAAACAACGAGTGGCCATTGCTCGTGCTTTAGCTACCAGACCAAAATTGTTATTGTTGGATGAACCTTTTGGTGCTTTGGATGCTCTAACCAGGGGTAATTTGCAAGAGCAATTAATGAAAATTTGTAATGAATATAAAATTACCTGTGTGATGGTAACACATGACGTAGATGAAGCACTATTATTAAGTGACCGAATTGTGATGTTAACCAATGGACCAGAAGCACACATTGGACAAATTTTAGAAGTACCCATTCCCCGTCCCCGACAAAGATTAGAGGTAGTTGAACATCCCAGTTATTACAATCTGCGGAATCAAATGATCTACTTCCTCAACCAACAGAAACTGGCAAAACAGCGTCAAAAACAAACCATATCACCAGTTCTGATTTCCACCAATCAACCAGAAAAAGTTCACTTACAAATCGGTTATCTTCCTATCACCCAAGCTGCACCTTTAATCATTGCCCAAGAAAAAGGTTTTTTTGCAGAATGTGGTTTACAAGTGAACCTAATACCTGAAAAAAATTGGCAAGATATTGCCCAAAGTGTAGCTAGTGGTAAGCTGGATGCTGCTCAAATGGTTGCTGGTATGCCATTAGCCATGACTCTAGGTGCTATGGGAAAAACACCGACTCCCATGGTAACAGCAATGACTCTATCTCGCAACGGTAGTGCTATTACTTTAAGCCAAGAACTACGGGCAAATGGTGTAAGGAATGCTGCAGATCTAGAAAAAACAGTCAACACTGATCTTGACAAAACTTACACTTTGGGAGTTGTTCATCCAGCATCAATGCAAAATTTGTTATTGCGTTATTGGTTAGCAGCAAGTGGTATTGAACCAGATAAGGATGTCAAATTAATAGTAATTCCACCGGATGAAATGGTTGATTTTATCCAGGAAAGAAAAGTAGATGGTTATTGTGTTAGTGAACCCTGGAATACCTGTGCTGTTGAGCAAAATCTGGGGTTTATTATGTTGCCCACTTCAGATATTTGGCAGGGACATGTAGATAAAATACTAGGAGTCACAGAAGATTGGTCTCAACAATATCCTCAAACACATTTAGCCTTAGTTAAATCGCTCCTAGCAGCTTGTGAATATTGTGATGATATTCGTAATGAGTCAGAAATTGTCAGTCTAATTTCTCAACCTCAATATATAGGTGATCATCATGTAAATTTACGCTCTGAATTATTAGAAAGTTATCAAAGTAACTATCATCGACATTCCCAAACTTCCCATCAGTTTTATCTGCACCAAGCCAACTATCCCAACCGTCATGAAATGCTCTGGATCCTTACCCAATTAGCTCGGTGGGGTTTTATTGCTTTCCCTAAAAACTGGGTAGAAATAATTGACCGAGTTTGTCGTCCAGATATTTTTGGTGTAGCTGCAAGAGAAGTGGGCATTTTGGATATTGGTAGGGAAGAATCCATTCAGTTATTTGATGGTAAAACATTTAATCCCTCTCAACCCCTAGAATATCTCACAGGTTTAGCCATTAAATCTCGGGTGCGAGTTGAAGAAGCTCTGGTTTAA
- a CDS encoding nitrate ABC transporter ATP-binding protein (This model describes the ATP binding subunits of ATP-binding cassette (ABC) transporters for nitrate transport, or for bicarbonate transport, in bacteria and archaea.), translating to MTTLNLPKNTQLQALGNPQSHQKSRDFLFIDGVNKIYPTSEGPYTVLDNISLKVQEGEFICFIGHSGCGKSTLLNMISGFNQPTNGVVWLQGQPITEPGPDRMMVFQNYCLLPWLSVFENVYLAVDSVFPNKTQAEKRFIVREHLGMVGLTEAAQKKPHQISGGMKQRVAIARALAIRPQVLILDEPFGALDAITKEELQEELLQIWSDHQVTVLMITHDIDEALFLADKLVMMTNGPAANIGEILDIPFSRPRQRRQIMESTEYYHLRNYALDFLYRRCAHIEE from the coding sequence ATGACCACATTGAATCTCCCCAAAAATACTCAGCTTCAAGCTTTAGGTAATCCACAGTCTCACCAAAAATCACGGGATTTCCTATTCATTGACGGTGTAAACAAAATTTACCCCACCTCCGAGGGACCATATACTGTTTTAGACAACATTAGTCTCAAAGTCCAAGAGGGAGAATTTATTTGTTTCATTGGACATTCGGGTTGTGGTAAATCCACACTGTTAAATATGATTTCTGGATTCAATCAACCTACCAATGGTGTGGTCTGGTTGCAAGGTCAACCTATTACTGAACCAGGACCAGACCGGATGATGGTTTTTCAAAACTATTGTCTACTTCCCTGGCTAAGTGTTTTTGAAAATGTTTATCTTGCTGTTGATTCTGTATTTCCTAATAAAACCCAGGCTGAAAAACGGTTTATAGTTAGAGAACATTTAGGTATGGTAGGACTCACGGAAGCTGCTCAAAAGAAACCCCATCAAATATCAGGAGGTATGAAACAAAGGGTGGCTATTGCTCGTGCTTTGGCTATTCGTCCTCAGGTTCTGATTTTGGATGAACCTTTTGGCGCTTTGGATGCAATTACTAAGGAAGAATTACAAGAGGAACTACTGCAAATTTGGTCCGATCATCAAGTTACTGTGTTAATGATTACTCATGATATTGACGAAGCTCTTTTTCTAGCTGATAAATTGGTCATGATGACAAATGGACCTGCTGCTAATATTGGTGAAATATTAGATATTCCTTTTTCTCGTCCCCGTCAGCGTCGTCAGATTATGGAAAGTACAGAATATTATCATTTGAGGAACTACGCTCTGGATTTTCTTTATCGTCGTTGTGCTCATATTGAAGAGTAG